In Nitrososphaerota archaeon, a single genomic region encodes these proteins:
- a CDS encoding M67 family metallopeptidase: MQKTIILNQFQKQILIDHAKKGAPAESCALLFGKEESNISTVREIFLTKNTDNSSINFTISNEELLRGYQEAETKGLDVIGIFHSHPHSEAKPSSTDKKFMMLNPVVWVIFSNAHNQLNAFVLESEISQVLIKIQA, translated from the coding sequence TTGCAAAAAACAATAATCCTAAACCAATTCCAAAAACAAATTCTAATAGATCACGCAAAAAAAGGCGCACCTGCCGAATCGTGTGCACTCCTTTTTGGCAAAGAAGAATCCAACATATCCACAGTAAGAGAGATTTTTCTAACAAAAAATACAGATAATTCGTCCATAAATTTCACCATATCAAATGAGGAACTGTTGCGCGGATATCAGGAGGCGGAAACAAAAGGACTAGATGTTATAGGAATCTTTCACTCACACCCGCACTCAGAAGCAAAACCATCCTCTACTGACAAAAAATTCATGATGCTAAACCCAGTCGTGTGGGTAATATTCTCAAACGCGCATAACCAGCTAAATGCGTTTGTGCTAGAATCGGAAATAAGTCAAGTTTTGATAAAAATTCAAGCATGA
- a CDS encoding DUF2024 family protein gives MEIHVYDTYVEAKDGHTMHFDVITSEKDHGKAIQYAKQWLKTIGEVEAKVTTEECQFCHSQGAPKPVEDEIKAKGFFIQKMEGCP, from the coding sequence ATGGAAATACACGTCTACGACACATACGTAGAAGCAAAGGACGGCCACACCATGCACTTTGATGTCATAACATCGGAAAAAGATCATGGAAAGGCAATCCAATATGCAAAACAATGGCTCAAAACCATCGGTGAAGTCGAGGCCAAAGTGACAACAGAAGAATGTCAGTTTTGCCACTCACAGGGTGCGCCAAAGCCAGTAGAAGACGAAATCAAGGCGAAAGGATTCTTCATCCAAAAGATGGAAGGCTGTCCATAG